The Trueperaceae bacterium genome has a segment encoding these proteins:
- a CDS encoding ABC transporter ATP-binding protein, translating into MAKLTVRDLHTHFGSVRAVDGVSLDVRDGEFLVLLGASGSGKTTLMRTIAGLEKATSGEVVIGDRVVNGLPPNDRNIAMVFQSYALYPHKSVFKNISFPLEAVRTDKARIKERVEWAANLFGIGHLLHRKPRMLSGGERQRVALARALVREPNLFLLDEPLSNLDAKLRHQARHELKKLHGRIGITTIYVTHDQVEAMGLGERVAVMNFGKIEQIGRPSDIYREPANTFVARFMGSPAMNLILKDGEVLGFHPENFLPVGESFQPGPDALRLPFVASGLEDLGADLLLYGEVPGADTSPMGEANEVIAKLPARLAGDLEVGREHEFFVHRRFVKRFDPQTGRRVDAPAAA; encoded by the coding sequence ATGGCGAAGCTGACCGTACGCGACCTGCATACCCACTTCGGATCGGTGAGAGCCGTCGACGGCGTCAGCCTCGACGTCCGCGACGGCGAGTTCCTGGTGCTGCTGGGGGCCTCCGGCTCGGGCAAGACGACGCTGATGCGCACGATCGCCGGTCTCGAGAAGGCCACGAGCGGCGAGGTGGTCATCGGCGACAGGGTCGTCAACGGGCTGCCGCCCAACGACCGCAACATCGCGATGGTCTTCCAGAGCTACGCGCTCTACCCGCACAAGAGCGTGTTCAAGAACATCTCGTTCCCGCTCGAGGCGGTGAGGACCGACAAGGCGCGCATCAAGGAGCGCGTGGAGTGGGCGGCGAACCTCTTCGGGATCGGCCACCTGCTCCACCGCAAGCCGCGGATGCTCTCCGGCGGCGAGCGCCAGCGCGTGGCCCTCGCCCGCGCCCTCGTGCGCGAGCCGAACCTCTTCCTCCTCGACGAGCCGCTCTCGAACCTCGACGCCAAGCTCAGGCACCAGGCCCGCCACGAGCTGAAGAAGCTGCACGGCCGCATCGGCATCACGACGATCTACGTCACGCACGACCAGGTCGAGGCCATGGGCCTCGGCGAGCGCGTGGCCGTGATGAACTTCGGCAAGATCGAGCAGATCGGCCGGCCGAGCGACATATACCGCGAGCCGGCGAACACGTTCGTCGCGCGCTTCATGGGCTCGCCCGCCATGAACCTGATCCTCAAGGACGGCGAGGTCCTCGGCTTCCACCCCGAGAACTTCCTGCCTGTCGGCGAGTCGTTCCAGCCGGGGCCGGACGCGCTGCGCCTGCCGTTCGTCGCCTCCGGCCTCGAGGACCTCGGCGCCGACCTCCTCCTCTACGGCGAGGTACCCGGCGCCGACACCTCGCCGATGGGCGAGGCGAACGAGGTCATCGCCAAGCTGCCGGCGCGACTGGCTGGCGACCTGGAGGTGGGTCGCGAGCACGAGTTCTTCGTGCACCGGCGCTTCGTCAAGCGCTTCGACCCCCAGACGGGCCGGCGCGTCGACGCCCCGGCGGCGGCATGA
- a CDS encoding ABC transporter permease — translation MTQYLVRRLAQGLVVLFLVSLLTFFLINLAPGGPSSLLDMSTTVAERNARYALYGLDKPVHVRYVNWLAGAVQGDLGTSINQGLPVSSLLLQRLGATVLLATSALVLAAVFGVLLGIVAAVNQNRWPDHVVGTVATLGMSVPTFWLGIIAIIVFAVQLRWLPASGIVSIGRSADLVDRLRHLVLPATVLAFGLMPNVIRVARSAVLETKTTDYVRTARSKGLPDGQVMRKHMLRNALVPITAMLGLITTVLFSGSVVIESVFGYAGIGRLAIEAANGRDYPVILGVTMLAGLVVVVVNLVVDTLYAVIDPRIRHV, via the coding sequence ATGACGCAGTACCTGGTGAGGCGGCTGGCACAGGGTCTCGTCGTCCTGTTCCTCGTCTCGCTGCTGACCTTCTTCCTCATCAACCTCGCCCCCGGCGGGCCGTCCTCGCTCCTCGACATGTCGACGACGGTCGCCGAGCGCAACGCGCGCTACGCCCTCTACGGGCTCGACAAGCCGGTGCACGTGCGCTACGTGAACTGGCTGGCGGGAGCCGTCCAGGGCGACCTCGGCACCTCGATAAACCAGGGCCTGCCGGTGAGCAGCCTGCTCCTGCAGCGTCTCGGCGCCACCGTGCTCCTCGCCACGAGCGCCCTGGTCCTCGCCGCCGTCTTCGGGGTCCTCCTCGGCATCGTCGCGGCGGTGAACCAGAACCGCTGGCCCGACCACGTGGTGGGCACGGTGGCGACGCTCGGCATGTCGGTCCCGACGTTCTGGCTCGGCATCATCGCGATCATCGTCTTCGCGGTGCAGCTGAGATGGCTGCCGGCGTCCGGCATCGTCTCGATAGGCCGCAGCGCCGACCTCGTGGACCGGCTGAGGCACCTGGTACTGCCCGCCACCGTGCTGGCGTTCGGGCTCATGCCCAACGTCATCCGCGTGGCGCGCTCCGCCGTGCTGGAGACGAAGACGACCGACTACGTGCGCACCGCCCGCTCGAAGGGCCTGCCCGACGGCCAGGTGATGCGCAAGCACATGCTGCGCAACGCGCTCGTGCCCATCACGGCGATGCTCGGCCTCATCACCACGGTGCTCTTCTCCGGCTCCGTGGTGATCGAGAGCGTCTTCGGCTACGCCGGCATCGGCCGCCTGGCGATCGAGGCGGCGAACGGCCGCGACTACCCGGTGATCCTCGGCGTGACGATGCTGGCCGGGCTCGTCGTCGTGGTCGTGAACCTCGTCGTGGACACGCTCTACGCGGTCATCGACCCGCGGATCCGCCATGTGTGA
- a CDS encoding membrane dipeptidase, whose translation MQAKKYDGYRSYQYLDDEDLPQVELVEQIGRVSSRAPETTPEQEERVKRLFAENLVISLHDHAFVAPKDLSSFLEFRRYGREYTAYEGLAASGLDCVFDAMMDGTAMITSRAGWKWEDVVFDIGMRLSDIAHQDMVRLALTTQDIRDAKRDGRIAFVVSIEGAAMIENELDRIDVLYGFGVRSLGVCYSEGNALGAGLKEPQHYGLTDFGRRAVTRMNKLGIAIDISHANDQTSLDTIAQSKHPVFITHAGARALWDTPRLKPDEVIKACAEKGGVIGIEAAPHTTITRNNLRHSLDSFMEHFEYCVDLVGIDHVAFGPDTLFGDHVGLHQALREALSLKASKGKEPYPTVEYVDGIENPAEAFPNIVRWLVKRGYSDDEIAKVIGVNIMRVLDEVWAR comes from the coding sequence ATGCAAGCCAAGAAGTACGACGGCTACCGCTCCTACCAGTACCTCGACGACGAGGACCTACCGCAGGTCGAGCTCGTCGAGCAGATCGGCCGCGTGTCGAGCAGGGCGCCGGAGACCACGCCCGAGCAGGAGGAGCGCGTCAAGCGGCTCTTCGCGGAGAACCTCGTGATCTCGCTGCACGACCACGCCTTCGTCGCGCCCAAGGACCTCTCGAGCTTCCTCGAGTTCCGCCGCTACGGGCGCGAGTACACGGCCTACGAGGGCCTGGCGGCGAGCGGCCTCGACTGCGTCTTCGACGCCATGATGGACGGCACCGCCATGATCACCTCCCGCGCCGGCTGGAAGTGGGAGGACGTGGTCTTCGACATCGGCATGCGCCTGTCCGACATCGCCCACCAGGACATGGTGCGGCTGGCGCTGACGACCCAGGACATCCGCGACGCCAAGCGCGACGGTCGGATCGCCTTCGTCGTGTCGATCGAGGGCGCGGCGATGATCGAGAACGAGCTCGACCGCATCGACGTCCTCTACGGCTTCGGCGTGCGCAGCCTGGGCGTCTGCTACAGCGAGGGCAACGCGCTCGGCGCCGGCCTCAAGGAGCCGCAGCACTACGGGCTCACCGACTTCGGTCGCCGCGCCGTGACGCGCATGAACAAGCTGGGGATCGCGATCGACATCTCGCACGCCAACGACCAGACGTCCCTCGACACGATCGCCCAGTCGAAGCACCCGGTATTCATCACGCACGCCGGGGCCCGCGCGCTGTGGGACACGCCGCGGCTGAAGCCCGACGAGGTCATCAAGGCCTGCGCCGAGAAGGGCGGCGTCATCGGCATCGAGGCCGCCCCTCACACTACGATCACGCGCAACAACCTGCGCCACTCGCTCGACTCGTTCATGGAGCACTTCGAGTACTGCGTCGACCTGGTCGGCATCGACCACGTCGCGTTCGGTCCCGACACGCTCTTCGGCGACCACGTGGGGCTGCACCAGGCTCTGCGCGAGGCCCTGTCGCTGAAGGCCTCGAAGGGCAAGGAGCCGTACCCGACCGTCGAGTACGTCGACGGCATCGAGAACCCCGCCGAGGCGTTCCCGAACATCGTCCGCTGGCTGGTGAAGCGCGGCTACTCGGACGACGAGATCGCCAAGGTGATAGGCGTCAACATCATGCGCGTGCTGGACGAGGTGTGGGCGCGCTGA
- a CDS encoding BPL-N domain-containing protein — MPVRPSGAAQLRGPTRRLSGLRVGVYGSAGAPWHHLALLALHGADVSVARAEDVASGRLEDRDVLVFPGGGALAMAGLIAPLGEDGARAVRSWVERGGTYVGSCAGSVLPVALTGAADAAVPAARCLRLVDVPLANAGDATLGGLASPGVGRIVVRLDPDHPFAAGLPERVELVHYNGPLFDVARAGAGVTPFAWPEAATERFTPAERFLETPTEPFVGATTLERCVELGAGTGVTADLGRGRTVLFGSHPEFGLGPLGLGWGAGAELLVRALEAGVRAATSGPAEDRSAATWSVAREVPGAAPRELAASAAADLRRAASRFATLARADAGGWLEPGYAASFHGVPARKAWAEELSAAAEASAAAAEDLDALAQELGPADAPWLDDAPRPGQDFGAMGLRQVLAKLHVQLDEAERLLAAPPRRPAHAYDLFDAHPFHLAMGSYLSAAGMAAAALLTVTVLHALRGDAGPRGRGLLWA, encoded by the coding sequence GTGCCCGTTCGGCCCTCCGGCGCGGCGCAGCTCCGCGGCCCCACGCGCCGCCTGAGCGGCCTGCGCGTGGGCGTCTACGGCAGCGCCGGGGCGCCGTGGCACCACCTCGCCCTGCTGGCGCTGCACGGCGCCGACGTCTCGGTCGCCCGCGCCGAGGACGTGGCGTCCGGCCGGCTCGAGGACCGCGACGTCCTCGTCTTCCCCGGCGGCGGCGCGCTCGCCATGGCCGGGCTCATCGCTCCCCTCGGCGAGGACGGCGCCCGGGCCGTCCGCTCCTGGGTGGAGCGCGGCGGCACCTACGTCGGCTCCTGCGCCGGCTCGGTCCTGCCCGTCGCCCTCACCGGCGCCGCCGACGCGGCCGTGCCGGCGGCCCGCTGCCTCCGCCTCGTCGACGTCCCCCTCGCGAACGCCGGCGACGCGACGCTCGGCGGCCTGGCCTCGCCCGGCGTGGGGCGGATCGTCGTCCGCCTCGACCCCGACCACCCGTTCGCCGCGGGCCTGCCGGAGCGGGTCGAGCTCGTGCACTACAACGGCCCGCTCTTCGACGTCGCGCGCGCCGGTGCCGGCGTGACGCCGTTCGCCTGGCCCGAGGCGGCCACGGAGCGCTTCACGCCGGCCGAGCGCTTCCTCGAGACGCCGACCGAGCCGTTCGTGGGCGCCACGACGCTCGAGCGCTGCGTCGAACTCGGCGCGGGCACCGGCGTGACGGCCGACCTCGGCCGCGGACGCACCGTCCTCTTCGGCTCGCACCCCGAGTTCGGCCTGGGGCCCCTCGGCCTGGGCTGGGGCGCCGGCGCCGAGCTGCTCGTGCGGGCGCTGGAGGCGGGCGTCCGAGCCGCGACCTCCGGCCCCGCAGAAGACCGCTCTGCCGCCACCTGGTCGGTCGCGCGCGAGGTGCCGGGCGCCGCACCTCGCGAGCTGGCCGCCTCCGCGGCCGCCGACCTCCGCCGCGCCGCCAGCCGCTTCGCCACCCTCGCGCGGGCCGACGCGGGGGGCTGGCTGGAACCAGGCTACGCGGCCTCGTTCCACGGCGTGCCCGCCAGGAAGGCATGGGCCGAGGAGCTCTCGGCAGCGGCCGAGGCCAGCGCGGCCGCCGCCGAGGACCTCGACGCCCTGGCGCAGGAGCTCGGCCCGGCGGACGCGCCCTGGCTCGACGACGCGCCGCGCCCGGGCCAGGACTTCGGCGCGATGGGCCTGCGCCAGGTGCTGGCGAAGCTGCACGTACAGCTCGACGAGGCCGAGCGCCTCCTGGCGGCCCCGCCGCGGCGTCCGGCGCACGCCTACGACCTCTTCGACGCTCACCCCTTCCACCTGGCGATGGGCAGCTACCTCAGCGCCGCCGGCATGGCCGCCGCGGCGCTCCTCACCGTCACCGTCCTGCACGCCCTCAGGGGCGACGCCGGCCCACGCGGCCGCGGGCTCCTGTGGGCGTGA
- a CDS encoding alpha/beta hydrolase — translation MFVEVNGVKLRVDVQGEGNAVPIYTHHGAPGLGSHAEPKRSFGPLADRYRVVSFDARGSGESDAVPPYSHAQWVADLDALRERFGDERIVVAGGSYGGYIALEYTLAHPERVTHLILRDTAASHRFEDLAKRNALARAAEYPDITEEMLDKVFGGRIESDDELRRCWAALAPLYDANTTPEKVAQRIASATFRYETHNWAFSRNLQGFDLTGRLHEIRCPVLIVVGRHDWITPVAASEEIAAGIPHARLEVFENSGHSPQIEESERFIAVVREFLAS, via the coding sequence ATGTTCGTAGAGGTCAACGGCGTGAAGCTGCGCGTCGACGTCCAGGGCGAGGGCAACGCCGTCCCCATCTACACGCACCACGGGGCGCCCGGCCTCGGGTCCCACGCGGAGCCCAAGCGCTCCTTCGGCCCCCTGGCGGACCGGTACCGCGTGGTCTCGTTCGACGCGCGCGGCTCCGGCGAGTCCGACGCCGTCCCGCCCTACTCGCACGCGCAGTGGGTGGCCGACCTCGACGCGCTGCGCGAGCGCTTCGGCGACGAGAGGATCGTCGTGGCCGGGGGCTCGTACGGCGGCTACATCGCGCTCGAGTACACGCTCGCCCACCCCGAACGCGTCACGCACCTGATCCTGCGCGACACCGCCGCGTCGCACCGCTTCGAGGACCTCGCGAAGCGGAACGCCCTCGCCCGCGCGGCCGAGTACCCCGACATCACCGAGGAGATGCTCGACAAGGTCTTCGGCGGACGCATCGAGAGCGACGACGAGCTCCGCCGCTGCTGGGCGGCGCTGGCCCCCCTCTACGACGCCAACACCACACCCGAGAAGGTCGCGCAGCGCATCGCCTCGGCGACGTTCCGCTACGAGACGCACAACTGGGCCTTCTCCCGCAACCTCCAGGGCTTCGACCTCACGGGGCGGCTGCACGAGATCCGTTGCCCCGTCCTCATCGTCGTCGGCCGCCACGACTGGATCACGCCAGTGGCGGCCTCCGAGGAGATCGCCGCGGGCATCCCGCACGCCCGCCTCGAGGTCTTCGAGAACTCCGGCCATTCCCCGCAGATCGAGGAGAGCGAGAGGTTCATCGCGGTGGTACGGGAGTTCCTGGCGAGCTGA
- a CDS encoding ABC transporter permease produces the protein MSEVILTAGTAAPVPRRSRFLARVQRQPLGIAAFAVLVLLVLLVVFGPAFLAHSPTRTNPLETLRPPSAEHWLGTDELGRDVFARIVHGGRVSLSVGLFSMLVGLAIGVAVGGSAGYFGGRTESVLMRVVDTFMAIPSFFLILVIVTSFGNHPAMIVFTVGLGFWAQMARSVHAEFKRFKTAEFVEASRALGSRHLRLMGRHILPQVLPQAIVLATLGVGWSILTEAGLSYLGLGIQPPLASWGNMLQNAQAYLFRAPILAVWPGLFIAITVLAFNVLGNALRDVLDPRG, from the coding sequence ATGTCTGAGGTCATCCTGACCGCCGGCACCGCGGCGCCGGTGCCGCGGCGCAGCCGCTTCCTGGCGCGGGTGCAGCGCCAGCCGCTCGGCATCGCCGCGTTCGCGGTCCTCGTCCTGCTCGTGCTGCTCGTCGTGTTCGGTCCGGCGTTCCTGGCTCACTCTCCCACGCGCACGAACCCGCTCGAGACGCTGAGGCCGCCGTCCGCCGAGCACTGGCTCGGCACCGACGAGCTGGGCCGCGACGTCTTCGCCCGCATCGTCCACGGCGGGCGCGTCTCGCTCTCCGTGGGGCTGTTCTCGATGCTCGTCGGCCTGGCGATCGGCGTGGCCGTGGGCGGCAGCGCCGGCTACTTCGGCGGACGCACCGAGAGCGTGCTCATGCGCGTCGTCGACACGTTCATGGCCATCCCGTCGTTCTTCCTGATCCTCGTGATCGTCACGAGCTTCGGGAACCACCCGGCGATGATCGTCTTCACCGTGGGCCTGGGGTTCTGGGCGCAGATGGCCAGGAGCGTCCACGCCGAGTTCAAGCGCTTCAAGACGGCCGAGTTCGTGGAGGCCTCGCGGGCGCTGGGCAGCCGCCACCTCAGGCTGATGGGCAGGCACATCCTCCCGCAGGTGCTGCCGCAGGCGATCGTCCTCGCGACGCTGGGCGTCGGCTGGTCGATCCTCACCGAGGCGGGCCTCTCCTACCTCGGGTTGGGGATCCAGCCGCCCCTCGCCTCGTGGGGGAACATGCTCCAGAACGCGCAGGCCTACCTCTTCCGCGCCCCCATCCTCGCCGTCTGGCCCGGGCTGTTCATCGCCATCACCGTGCTCGCCTTCAACGTGCTGGGCAACGCCCTGCGCGACGTGCTCGACCCCCGGGGGTGA
- a CDS encoding SdrD B-like domain-containing protein — MPMLRGAIVLAAACAMGVAAAQVSAVGPGVVDPGTFAAIAVSAAAPTELVVAAPPGFSGPQRVTVAAERTVFYLHVGRSVVAGDHVVTLTDGEGRSTEVVVTVARRTGLVLVAPQDATVVRGEVVEHRIVLENTGNGTEEVKVSVQSRLLDSDLDLVVELEPGEARSVSLGAWPADTVGRDVAVVTATPASDPSQERFAVVRTEVLPFAGADEVTGPVMDYGIELTGGYGSAGYLAGLRVLLGGDLSGYVSGGVDLSAEMRPEQGLRVSGGAVLAGDDWRAVYAGGHLNHTLSVTAGDLSGFAGVTESSTTLGAVFQPGDAYFAATQTFSDRSEQRVDAGYRFRVSPELVLMPLVSGLRSAAGADVDLSAAFGLTATFDTSPLLGFARLEVPYPLDRGWRANAAVVTRTTEPIGGRTDLAASPDGLIANVTVNEKVHPEVTLRQRLSYSDSASVSFGVGYRPLAEPVALDGYLGATFRGGDVGLTYQLAAAYRPSPFSVEASVVGDTLTTVTYRAGLSYEDRDWSAGVGYLHDEDEDRLDATLSGHGAGFSGRARYRYDLRTGRHSGSLSLSYQPERRYVLRGGLELGDELTWELALTAIVDGGFATPEPVVEAFGGLRTGTVKGAVFRDLDRDGTRGPGEPPVAAMVHAGRTSTSTDESGSYSLALAEGSYTIGLSGLPATLGIERVLRVAVTEGSVTEVDVPVVEVATAVVTVFSDDDRDGLRASTEQAVPGVAVTFRGSSGATRTVTTNERGEAVLQNAAPGTYTVYVDEASLPESVVATTPAQSLELAAGPITRLELGVAARPRETVRAFSSSDLALLARLGPMTAPPGADVLVTAELRGDFDPAAVYVEAALPGGEAMAMAPVGDGVYEVRVPVPPDARGVLLVTVRASAAETVREQVLPLVVADGPLATLRISPATTGPGEPLVAEASFLKLVGAASIVVDGVTLPLAATDDPYVFRAEVTAPAAPGAYDVVLLGDGEHYAESRFRVQ, encoded by the coding sequence ATGCCCATGCTACGGGGGGCGATCGTCCTAGCTGCCGCGTGTGCGATGGGCGTCGCCGCGGCACAGGTGAGCGCGGTGGGGCCAGGGGTGGTCGACCCCGGGACCTTCGCCGCCATCGCCGTCAGCGCGGCCGCGCCGACCGAGCTCGTCGTCGCGGCGCCGCCCGGCTTCTCCGGGCCGCAGCGCGTGACGGTGGCCGCGGAGCGGACCGTCTTCTACCTGCACGTCGGTAGGTCGGTCGTGGCCGGCGACCACGTCGTCACGCTCACCGACGGCGAGGGACGCTCGACCGAGGTCGTCGTGACCGTCGCCAGGCGCACGGGTCTGGTGCTGGTCGCCCCGCAGGACGCCACCGTCGTCCGCGGCGAGGTCGTCGAGCATCGCATCGTGCTCGAGAACACGGGCAACGGGACCGAGGAGGTGAAGGTCTCGGTGCAGAGCCGGCTCCTGGACTCCGACCTCGACCTCGTCGTCGAGCTGGAGCCGGGAGAGGCGCGCTCGGTGTCTCTGGGTGCCTGGCCCGCGGACACCGTCGGCAGGGACGTCGCCGTCGTGACCGCGACGCCGGCGAGCGACCCGTCCCAGGAGAGGTTCGCGGTCGTCCGCACGGAGGTCCTGCCGTTCGCGGGAGCCGACGAGGTCACCGGACCGGTGATGGACTACGGCATCGAGCTGACGGGGGGCTACGGCAGCGCCGGCTACCTGGCCGGCCTCCGCGTGCTCCTGGGCGGCGACCTCTCCGGCTACGTGTCGGGAGGTGTGGACCTGTCGGCGGAGATGCGGCCCGAGCAGGGCTTGCGGGTGTCGGGCGGCGCGGTCCTCGCCGGCGACGACTGGCGGGCGGTGTACGCCGGAGGCCACCTGAACCACACCTTGTCGGTGACGGCCGGAGACCTGAGCGGGTTCGCGGGCGTGACCGAGTCGTCGACGACGCTCGGCGCCGTATTCCAGCCGGGCGACGCCTACTTCGCCGCCACCCAGACCTTCAGCGACCGCTCCGAGCAGCGGGTGGACGCCGGCTACCGCTTCCGCGTCTCCCCTGAGCTGGTGCTGATGCCGCTGGTCAGCGGGCTGAGGTCCGCCGCCGGCGCTGACGTCGACCTCTCGGCGGCCTTCGGGCTCACGGCGACCTTCGACACCTCGCCCCTCCTGGGCTTCGCGCGCCTAGAGGTGCCCTACCCTCTCGACCGGGGCTGGCGGGCCAACGCGGCGGTCGTGACGCGGACGACTGAGCCGATCGGCGGCCGCACCGACCTGGCCGCGAGCCCGGACGGGCTTATCGCCAACGTCACCGTGAACGAGAAGGTCCACCCGGAGGTGACGCTGAGGCAGAGGCTGTCCTACAGCGACTCGGCGTCCGTCTCGTTCGGCGTAGGCTACCGCCCCCTCGCCGAGCCCGTCGCCCTCGACGGGTACCTCGGCGCCACCTTCCGGGGCGGCGACGTGGGGCTGACCTATCAGCTCGCCGCGGCCTACCGGCCCAGCCCCTTCAGCGTCGAGGCTTCCGTCGTGGGCGACACGCTGACCACGGTCACCTACCGGGCGGGGCTGAGCTACGAGGACCGCGACTGGTCGGCGGGCGTGGGCTACCTCCACGACGAGGACGAGGACCGGCTCGACGCCACGCTCAGCGGGCACGGTGCCGGTTTCAGCGGCCGCGCGCGGTACCGCTACGACCTCAGGACCGGCCGGCACTCCGGCAGCCTGTCGCTCTCCTACCAGCCGGAGAGGCGGTACGTCCTGCGTGGGGGGCTGGAGCTGGGCGATGAGCTCACCTGGGAGCTGGCGCTCACGGCCATCGTGGACGGCGGCTTCGCTACACCGGAGCCGGTCGTGGAGGCGTTCGGCGGTCTCCGTACCGGCACCGTGAAGGGCGCGGTGTTCCGCGACCTCGACAGGGACGGCACCAGGGGCCCCGGCGAGCCCCCGGTCGCCGCCATGGTGCACGCCGGCCGGACGAGCACCAGCACGGACGAGAGCGGCAGTTACAGCCTCGCCCTCGCCGAGGGCTCGTACACGATCGGTCTCAGCGGGCTGCCGGCCACGCTCGGCATCGAGCGCGTCCTGCGGGTGGCGGTCACGGAGGGCTCTGTCACCGAGGTCGACGTCCCCGTCGTCGAGGTGGCCACCGCCGTGGTCACGGTGTTCTCGGACGACGACCGCGACGGGCTCCGCGCCTCGACGGAGCAGGCCGTGCCGGGCGTGGCCGTCACGTTCCGCGGAAGCTCCGGCGCCACGCGGACCGTCACGACGAACGAGCGTGGCGAGGCCGTCCTGCAGAACGCGGCACCGGGCACCTACACCGTGTACGTCGACGAGGCGTCGCTGCCGGAGTCGGTGGTGGCGACGACGCCCGCCCAGAGCCTCGAGCTGGCCGCGGGGCCGATCACCAGGCTCGAGCTGGGCGTCGCCGCTCGTCCGCGCGAGACCGTGCGAGCGTTCTCGAGCTCCGACCTGGCGCTCCTAGCGCGGCTCGGCCCGATGACCGCCCCGCCGGGCGCGGACGTGCTCGTCACCGCCGAGCTGCGGGGCGACTTCGATCCCGCCGCGGTCTACGTGGAGGCCGCACTTCCCGGCGGAGAGGCGATGGCCATGGCGCCGGTGGGCGACGGCGTCTACGAGGTGCGCGTGCCCGTCCCACCGGACGCACGCGGTGTGCTTCTGGTCACCGTCAGGGCGTCCGCCGCCGAGACGGTCCGCGAGCAGGTGTTGCCGCTCGTGGTCGCGGACGGCCCGCTCGCCACGCTCAGGATCTCGCCGGCCACCACGGGCCCCGGCGAGCCGCTCGTCGCGGAGGCCAGCTTCCTCAAGCTCGTGGGTGCTGCATCGATCGTGGTGGACGGCGTGACGCTCCCGCTTGCCGCCACCGACGACCCCTACGTCTTCCGCGCCGAGGTGACGGCCCCCGCGGCCCCCGGTGCTTACGACGTGGTCCTCCTCGGCGACGGCGAGCACTACGCCGAGAGCCGGTTCAGGGTCCAGTGA
- a CDS encoding ABC transporter substrate-binding protein, whose product MSPLLRFDPLKRRITRRSFLKYSGATAAAAALGPSLARAQGAQSLRILQWSHFVPAYDTWFDQYAREWGAANGVDVVVDHINLADLTATVAAEISAGSGHDLIEIVGAEAGQFEPSLLSLNDVNQEAQSRFGEQLQVARNYSYNPATDNFYSFCVGWTIDPANYRRSLWEAAGMPDGPTTWEDLVTIGGRIRDEQGVQLGIGLAQEIDSNMAHRAMLASFDAMVQNEDGEVVLDQGDNFERVLETVQFMQRLYEAAMTPEVFAWNAASNNQALIAGRASYIMNSISAYRSSQDDVPDIAQDVFFGPALQGPRGTAWANAHVIYNYIIPNHAENPDAAKQFILDLAENYDLAMYHSKLYNSPSFFDSPISGNGDYPEVAGASTFRDLHNAWFENDPFKLENEADGKLRPLMNAVEWTTNVGHPGVCSPAVAEVYNTFIIPNMFARAVRGDESPEDSIRTAAAEARAVYDAWRQRGLI is encoded by the coding sequence ATGAGCCCTCTGCTAAGGTTCGACCCGTTGAAGCGTCGCATCACCCGCAGGTCTTTCCTCAAGTACTCCGGCGCCACGGCGGCCGCCGCGGCCCTGGGGCCGTCGCTGGCCAGGGCGCAGGGCGCCCAGAGCCTGCGCATCCTGCAGTGGAGCCACTTCGTGCCCGCCTACGACACCTGGTTCGACCAGTACGCCCGCGAGTGGGGCGCGGCGAACGGCGTGGACGTCGTCGTCGACCACATCAACCTGGCGGACCTGACGGCGACGGTGGCGGCCGAGATCTCCGCGGGGTCGGGCCACGACCTGATCGAGATCGTCGGGGCCGAGGCCGGCCAGTTCGAGCCCAGCCTGCTCTCGCTCAACGACGTGAACCAGGAGGCGCAGAGCCGCTTCGGCGAGCAGCTGCAGGTCGCCCGCAACTACTCGTACAACCCCGCCACCGACAACTTCTACAGCTTCTGCGTCGGCTGGACGATCGACCCGGCGAACTACCGGCGCAGCCTGTGGGAGGCCGCGGGCATGCCCGACGGGCCCACGACGTGGGAGGACCTCGTCACCATCGGCGGGCGCATCAGGGACGAGCAGGGCGTGCAGCTCGGCATCGGCCTGGCGCAGGAGATCGACTCGAACATGGCGCACCGGGCGATGCTCGCCTCGTTCGACGCCATGGTCCAGAACGAGGACGGCGAGGTCGTCCTCGACCAGGGCGACAACTTCGAGCGCGTGCTGGAGACCGTCCAGTTCATGCAGCGGCTCTACGAGGCGGCGATGACGCCGGAGGTGTTCGCGTGGAACGCGGCCTCGAACAACCAGGCGCTGATCGCCGGCCGGGCGTCGTACATCATGAACTCCATCTCCGCCTACCGGTCCTCGCAGGATGACGTGCCCGACATCGCTCAGGACGTCTTCTTCGGCCCGGCGCTGCAGGGCCCGCGCGGCACCGCCTGGGCGAACGCCCACGTGATCTACAACTACATCATCCCGAACCACGCCGAGAACCCCGACGCGGCCAAGCAGTTCATCCTCGACCTCGCCGAGAACTACGACCTGGCGATGTACCACTCGAAGCTCTACAACTCGCCGAGCTTCTTCGACTCGCCGATCAGCGGCAACGGCGACTACCCCGAGGTGGCGGGCGCGAGCACCTTCCGCGACCTGCACAACGCCTGGTTCGAGAACGACCCGTTCAAGCTCGAGAACGAGGCCGATGGCAAGCTGCGCCCGCTCATGAACGCCGTCGAGTGGACGACGAACGTCGGGCACCCTGGCGTGTGCAGCCCCGCCGTGGCGGAGGTCTACAACACGTTCATCATCCCGAACATGTTCGCGCGCGCCGTGCGCGGCGACGAGTCCCCCGAGGACTCGATCAGGACGGCGGCCGCGGAGGCCCGGGCCGTCTACGACGCCTGGCGTCAGCGCGGCCTGATCTGA